One Staphylococcus simiae genomic region harbors:
- a CDS encoding amino acid permease, with amino-acid sequence MEDNKMNRSLNSRHISMIAIGGAIGTGLFVATGNIISQAGPGGAILAYLIIGIMLYFLMSSIGELATFYPVSGSFSSYSTRFVDSSLGFTMGWLYWALWTLVTSVDVIVASNVLYFWDAFKFFNPITWSLIFITLLLLLNIFSVKSFGETEFWLSLIKVITIIAFIVLGILMIFGILGGHTYGFENYTHGEAPFVGGVSGFLGVLLVAGFSVGGTEVVAVTAGESNDPKKSMPRAIKSVFWRILLFYVLSIAVIAAIIPYTDPLLLNKNESVSQSPFTIVFDRVGIAFAASVINAVILTSLLSAANSGIYTTSRMLFSLSDDKKAPKFLSKLNKTTKLPLRAILTTYIVIVLVIIYANFNANAVFNLLNIIGSMVIVVWGSSIWSQIRLRQAIKKQGQNPNDVLPYKAPFYPLGPIIVIVTLIFLLVGSSFESMLHGDWISVFRNFIPLIILAIIYFVHKLIHKTKFVKLETIDLTPHDYDNQK; translated from the coding sequence ATGGAAGATAATAAAATGAATCGTAGTCTTAACTCTAGACATATTTCAATGATAGCTATTGGTGGCGCAATTGGAACTGGTCTATTTGTGGCTACAGGTAATATAATTTCACAAGCTGGACCTGGTGGTGCAATATTAGCCTACCTTATTATAGGAATCATGCTATATTTTTTAATGTCATCTATTGGTGAATTAGCAACATTTTATCCAGTATCAGGATCATTCAGCTCATATTCAACAAGATTTGTTGATTCTTCACTAGGCTTTACTATGGGTTGGCTTTATTGGGCATTGTGGACGCTCGTAACAAGTGTAGATGTTATTGTTGCATCAAATGTATTATATTTTTGGGATGCTTTTAAGTTTTTCAATCCCATTACATGGAGTTTAATATTTATTACTTTATTACTTTTATTAAATATTTTCTCTGTTAAATCATTTGGCGAAACAGAATTTTGGTTATCATTAATTAAAGTTATCACTATTATTGCCTTTATTGTTTTAGGTATTTTAATGATATTTGGTATTTTAGGAGGCCATACATATGGTTTCGAAAATTATACACACGGTGAAGCACCATTTGTTGGTGGTGTATCAGGTTTCTTAGGAGTGTTATTAGTCGCTGGTTTCTCTGTAGGAGGAACTGAAGTTGTGGCTGTTACAGCTGGTGAATCGAATGACCCTAAAAAATCTATGCCTAGAGCAATTAAATCTGTATTTTGGAGAATATTATTATTTTACGTCCTATCAATTGCTGTTATAGCTGCTATTATTCCATATACAGACCCGTTATTATTAAATAAGAACGAATCAGTTAGTCAAAGTCCATTTACAATTGTCTTTGATAGAGTTGGTATTGCCTTTGCAGCATCAGTTATCAATGCTGTTATCTTAACTTCCTTACTCTCTGCTGCAAATTCAGGAATATATACAACTAGTAGAATGTTATTCTCATTAAGTGATGATAAAAAAGCACCAAAATTTTTAAGTAAATTAAACAAAACGACTAAGTTGCCTTTAAGAGCAATTTTAACAACTTACATCGTTATTGTATTAGTTATTATATACGCAAACTTTAATGCTAATGCTGTTTTCAATCTTCTAAATATTATTGGATCAATGGTTATAGTTGTATGGGGTTCAAGTATTTGGTCACAAATTCGTTTACGTCAAGCAATTAAAAAACAAGGTCAAAATCCAAATGATGTTTTACCATATAAAGCACCATTTTATCCATTAGGTCCAATTATAGTAATTGTAACGTTAATATTCTTATTAGTGGGTAGTTCTTTTGAAAGTATGCTCCATGGTGATTGGATAAGCGTATTTAGAAACTTCATACCACTTATAATATTAGCAATTATCTATTTTGTGCATAAACTCATTCATAAGACAAAATTTGTGAAATTAGAGACGATTGATTTAACACCTCATGATTATGACAATCAAAAATAA
- a CDS encoding catalase, translating into MSKQDKKLTGVFGHPVSDRENSMTAGPRGPLLMQDIYFLEQMSQFDREVIPERRMHAKGSGAFGTFTVTKDITQYTNAKIFSEVGKQTEMFARFSTVAGERGAADAERDIRGFALKFYTEEGNWDLVGNNTPVFFFRDPKLFVSLNRAVKRDPQTNMRSAQNNWDFWTGLPEALHQVTILMSDRGIPKDLRHMHGFGSHTYSMYNDEGERVWVKFHFRTQQGIENLTDEEAAEVISKDLDSSQRDLFNAIDQGNYPKWTMYIQVMTEEQAKNHKDNPFDLTKVWYHDEYPLIEVGEFELNRNPDNYFMDVEQAAFAPTNIIPGIDFSPDKMLQGRLFSYGDAQRYRLGVNHWQIPVNQPKGVGVENLCPFSRDGQMRVIDNNQGGGPHYYPNDKGVYGSQPEYKKPAFPTDGDGYEYNQRQDDDNYFEQPGKLFRLQSDEAKERMFQNTANAMEGVTEDVKRRHIRHCYKADPDYGKGVAKALGIDINTIDLETTADETYENFNN; encoded by the coding sequence ATGTCTAAACAAGATAAAAAATTAACTGGAGTATTTGGACACCCTGTTTCTGATAGAGAGAATAGTATGACGGCTGGACCAAGAGGTCCATTACTAATGCAAGATATTTATTTTTTAGAGCAAATGTCACAGTTTGATAGAGAAGTCATACCAGAAAGAAGAATGCATGCTAAAGGATCAGGTGCATTCGGTACATTTACTGTAACTAAAGATATTACACAATATACTAATGCAAAGATTTTTTCTGAAGTCGGTAAACAAACTGAAATGTTTGCACGTTTTTCTACTGTTGCTGGTGAAAGAGGCGCAGCTGATGCTGAAAGGGATATTCGTGGATTTGCTCTTAAATTCTACACAGAAGAAGGTAACTGGGACTTAGTAGGAAATAACACACCAGTTTTCTTCTTTAGAGACCCTAAATTATTTGTAAGTTTAAACCGTGCAGTTAAACGTGATCCACAAACAAATATGCGTAGTGCACAAAATAATTGGGATTTTTGGACTGGTTTACCAGAAGCTTTACACCAAGTCACTATATTAATGTCTGACAGAGGTATTCCGAAAGATTTAAGACACATGCATGGTTTTGGATCACACACATATTCAATGTATAATGATGAAGGAGAACGAGTATGGGTTAAATTCCATTTCAGAACACAACAAGGTATTGAAAATTTAACAGATGAAGAAGCTGCAGAAGTCATTTCTAAGGATTTAGATTCATCACAACGCGACTTATTTAATGCTATAGACCAAGGTAACTATCCTAAATGGACTATGTATATTCAAGTGATGACTGAAGAACAAGCTAAGAATCATAAAGATAATCCGTTTGACTTAACAAAAGTTTGGTACCATGATGAATATCCATTAATAGAAGTTGGTGAATTTGAATTAAATCGTAATCCAGATAATTATTTCATGGATGTTGAACAAGCTGCTTTTGCACCGACAAATATTATTCCTGGTATTGATTTTTCACCTGATAAAATGCTTCAAGGACGCTTATTCTCATATGGAGATGCACAACGTTATCGTTTAGGTGTCAACCACTGGCAAATACCTGTTAACCAACCTAAAGGAGTAGGTGTTGAAAATTTATGCCCATTTAGTAGAGATGGTCAAATGAGAGTTATTGATAACAATCAAGGTGGCGGACCACATTACTATCCAAATGATAAAGGTGTTTATGGTTCTCAACCAGAATATAAAAAACCTGCTTTCCCTACAGATGGAGATGGTTATGAATATAATCAACGTCAAGATGATGACAACTATTTTGAACAACCAGGTAAATTGTTTAGATTACAATCTGACGAAGCAAAAGAAAGAATGTTCCAAAATACGGCTAATGCCATGGAAGGCGTTACTGAAGATGTTAAACGACGTCACATTCGTCATTGTTATAAAGCAGATCCAGATTATGGTAAAGGTGTAGCTAAGGCACTGGGAATTGATATTAATACGATTGACTTAGAAACGACTGCAGACGAAACATACGAAAATTTTAATAACTAA
- the rpmG gene encoding 50S ribosomal protein L33 — translation MRVNVTLACTECGDRNYITTKNKRNNPERIEMKKYCPRLNKYTLHRETK, via the coding sequence GTGCGCGTAAACGTAACATTAGCATGCACAGAATGCGGAGATCGTAACTATATCACAACAAAAAATAAACGTAACAATCCTGAGCGTATTGAAATGAAAAAATATTGCCCAAGATTAAACAAATATACGTTACATCGTGAAACTAAATAA
- the rpsN gene encoding 30S ribosomal protein S14, translating into MAKKSKIAKERKREALVNQYYELRQELKAKGDYEALRKLPRDSSPTRLTRRCKVTGRPRGVLRKFEMSRIAFREHAHKGQIPGVKKSSW; encoded by the coding sequence ATGGCTAAAAAGTCTAAAATTGCTAAAGAAAGAAAAAGAGAAGCATTAGTTAATCAATATTATGAGTTAAGACAAGAATTGAAAGCTAAAGGTGATTATGAAGCTTTAAGAAAATTACCGAGAGATTCTTCACCAACTCGATTAACAAGAAGATGTAAAGTAACTGGTAGACCTAGAGGTGTGTTACGTAAGTTCGAAATGTCTAGAATTGCATTTAGAGAACATGCCCATAAAGGACAAATTCCAGGAGTAAAAAAATCAAGTTGGTAA
- the ltrA gene encoding group II intron reverse transcriptase/maturase, producing MYRESPSMMELVVRENNIQKAIKKVKKNNGAPGIDGMRVSELTSHFAKYFPQIKQKLLDGTYKPQAVRKVEIPKSNGKKRVLGIPVARDRVIQQAIKQVIEPSIDRTFSKHSHGFRPNRSTGTALKECATYYEEGYLVAVDCDLKQCFDMLNHDKLMYLFERHVQDKAISKFIRRSLQVGAIDLNGNYRSREIGAPQGGVISPLLCNIYLHELDNELEKRGHRFVRYADDFVIFVRTKRAGQRVMESVTKFIEKDLKLIVNSEKSKVGSITRLKFLSCLMTKVNGTYRFRPTMEARRNLKRTLRRLTKRNRPGTFKEIISEINQVTRGWINYFGKGFITGFVTKLQSWLNRRIRQLILKRWKRIKTKYKMLRKYGLDHKSAMKIANSRKKYWRLSSTHEVHRALTTKRLYKWGLEPLTQLAETAYARY from the coding sequence ATGTATCGTGAGTCTCCATCTATGATGGAGCTTGTTGTAAGAGAGAATAATATACAAAAAGCAATTAAGAAAGTGAAGAAAAACAACGGTGCACCTGGCATCGATGGCATGCGAGTAAGTGAATTAACATCACATTTCGCAAAATACTTTCCACAAATTAAACAAAAACTGCTTGATGGCACGTATAAGCCACAAGCAGTAAGAAAGGTTGAAATACCTAAATCAAATGGGAAAAAGCGCGTGCTTGGAATCCCTGTCGCAAGAGACAGAGTTATCCAACAAGCCATTAAACAAGTCATTGAACCTAGTATCGACCGTACTTTCTCAAAACACAGTCATGGCTTTAGACCGAATCGTAGTACAGGAACTGCACTTAAAGAATGTGCAACATACTATGAAGAAGGTTACTTAGTTGCAGTTGATTGTGATTTAAAACAGTGCTTTGATATGTTGAACCATGATAAATTAATGTATCTATTTGAACGACATGTTCAAGATAAAGCCATTTCTAAATTTATTCGTAGAAGCCTACAGGTTGGTGCAATCGACCTCAATGGTAATTATCGAAGTAGAGAAATAGGTGCACCGCAAGGTGGTGTTATTTCCCCGTTACTTTGTAATATTTATCTTCACGAATTAGATAATGAATTGGAGAAACGTGGTCATCGCTTTGTTCGTTATGCAGATGACTTCGTCATCTTTGTACGTACAAAACGAGCGGGTCAACGTGTCATGGAAAGTGTGACAAAGTTTATCGAAAAAGACCTTAAACTTATTGTAAATAGTGAAAAGAGCAAGGTAGGTTCTATCACACGTTTAAAGTTCTTGAGTTGTCTAATGACCAAAGTAAATGGGACTTATCGTTTCAGACCGACTATGGAAGCAAGAAGAAATTTAAAACGCACCTTAAGACGTCTAACGAAACGAAATAGACCAGGTACCTTTAAAGAGATTATATCAGAAATTAATCAAGTAACACGAGGGTGGATAAATTACTTTGGTAAAGGATTTATTACAGGTTTTGTAACGAAGTTACAATCATGGTTAAACCGACGCATTAGACAACTAATCCTCAAAAGATGGAAAAGAATAAAAACCAAATATAAGATGTTACGTAAGTATGGACTTGACCATAAGAGTGCAATGAAAATTGCCAATTCAAGAAAGAAATACTGGCGCTTATCATCAACGCATGAAGTTCATCGTGCACTTACAACAAAACGTCTCTACAAGTGGGGGTTAGAACCATTAACCCAACTCGCAGAGACGGCTTACGCAAGATATTGA